In Erythrobacter sp. F6033, a single genomic region encodes these proteins:
- a CDS encoding ShlB/FhaC/HecB family hemolysin secretion/activation protein — protein sequence MKSILRVSLSAMAVMGVLASASAQAQTREEIQRDLLDPSLQAEGDPVAVEGAVAGPPCPLAGPEFADLKFTFTGANFSGLDAIDAGMVTPSYADLVGNELSVSAICDIRDRASDILRDAGYLAVVRVPVQEIEDGQVDFDVVLARMTSVQIRGDAGRSSSALQNYVNRLTEEPVFNVKQAERYLLLARDIPGLDVRLVMQPAPRESGAQPGDVVGIFNVVRDPVQFDATAQNFGSQSVGRFGAFGRVRLNGLTGLADQTTISLYSTVDIEEQNVVQVGHEMRLGSDGLTLGGNVTFAWSTPDVVGDDLFDSETLIGTIYAAYPFVRTQTANLYGRFGFELVDQNVDFSGLPLSEDNVRVAFARVEFNSVDAASLAGVDGYSSVEPKYGLAGAVELRQGIGALGASEGCGVGFVNCLAPGVVPPSRLDADPTGFAVRGELQIDYRPSPQILMRLRPRFQYSPDALVSYEQLSGGNYTSGRGFDPGAVIGDSGYGGQVEFAYGSLIPEVPGGKAFQPYVFFDLMSVSTKNVAGTQQITSVGGGLRATLGRSIYLDVFGAVPLERAPFQTERGDVRLLATLSVQL from the coding sequence GGAAGGCGCCGTTGCGGGTCCACCATGTCCTTTGGCAGGACCAGAATTCGCCGATTTGAAATTCACTTTCACTGGCGCGAACTTCTCCGGTCTCGACGCAATTGATGCCGGAATGGTTACGCCATCCTATGCTGACCTCGTAGGCAATGAACTTTCGGTTTCGGCGATATGCGACATTCGTGACCGCGCGTCCGACATTTTGCGAGATGCGGGCTACTTGGCTGTGGTCCGGGTTCCCGTGCAGGAGATTGAAGACGGCCAGGTTGATTTCGACGTCGTACTTGCGCGGATGACATCGGTGCAGATCCGCGGCGATGCGGGCCGGTCCAGTTCGGCGCTGCAAAACTATGTGAACCGTCTAACCGAAGAACCCGTTTTCAACGTCAAGCAGGCCGAGCGGTATTTGCTGCTCGCGCGCGATATTCCCGGTTTGGACGTGCGGCTTGTGATGCAACCTGCCCCGCGCGAAAGCGGAGCGCAGCCCGGCGATGTCGTCGGCATTTTCAACGTTGTGCGCGATCCGGTTCAATTTGATGCGACGGCGCAAAACTTCGGTTCGCAATCGGTCGGGCGCTTTGGTGCATTTGGAAGGGTCCGTCTGAACGGTCTGACCGGCCTCGCGGATCAGACCACAATTAGTCTCTACTCAACGGTAGACATCGAAGAGCAGAACGTCGTTCAAGTCGGGCACGAAATGCGGCTCGGCAGCGACGGACTGACATTAGGCGGCAACGTGACTTTCGCATGGTCGACACCCGATGTTGTCGGCGATGATTTATTCGATTCCGAAACGTTGATTGGGACGATCTATGCGGCATATCCATTCGTCCGCACGCAAACTGCAAACCTTTATGGCCGGTTTGGCTTTGAACTGGTGGATCAGAATGTTGACTTCAGCGGTCTGCCGTTGAGCGAAGACAATGTGCGGGTTGCATTTGCGCGTGTTGAATTCAATTCGGTCGACGCCGCCAGCCTAGCCGGAGTTGACGGGTATTCCTCGGTCGAGCCGAAATACGGTCTCGCAGGTGCGGTCGAACTGCGGCAAGGCATCGGCGCTCTTGGTGCGAGCGAAGGTTGCGGTGTCGGCTTCGTGAATTGCCTCGCACCGGGGGTAGTGCCTCCATCGCGCCTTGATGCTGATCCCACTGGCTTTGCCGTGCGGGGTGAGTTGCAGATTGACTATCGGCCTAGCCCGCAAATCTTGATGAGGCTCCGCCCGCGCTTCCAGTATTCGCCTGATGCTCTGGTTAGCTACGAGCAACTTTCAGGCGGCAACTACACTTCGGGTCGCGGCTTTGATCCTGGCGCCGTGATTGGCGATAGCGGGTACGGCGGTCAGGTCGAATTTGCCTATGGATCGCTGATTCCGGAAGTGCCCGGCGGGAAGGCGTTCCAGCCTTACGTGTTCTTTGATTTGATGAGCGTCAGCACAAAGAATGTCGCCGGCACACAGCAAATCACATCGGTTGGCGGCGGATTAAGAGCGACGCTGGGCCGTTCAATCTATCTCGATGTTTTTGGAGCCGTTCCCTTGGAACGCGCGCCATTCCAGACAGAGCGCGGTGATGTCCGTTTGCTCGCAACGCTTTCGGTGCAGCTTTGA